A genomic region of Papaver somniferum cultivar HN1 chromosome 7, ASM357369v1, whole genome shotgun sequence contains the following coding sequences:
- the LOC113297631 gene encoding putative acyl-activating enzyme 19 isoform X4 produces the protein MEEEREKNRSCCISHEFFRLASENPDTIAVIHALGGSQVCRELHQKIIHTDDDSTFNEDEFFDGHRDFNLPTNLIYKGDKLFTFSDILSSVQSLSRRIRHVLDGANDPNLSIPTKGSFCGREADYDTNMGSSNVASPIEEQTPDFCSPKIIGIHMVPSVEYLVAILSVLRCGEAFLPLDTSWPKDRIMSIVSSAKVCLIVKCKSSISKGNQLDESNFVANDINCPVLYMSTEVNFKEDTSPSDLVWPCKSTRKRTFCYLMYTSGSSGRPKGVCGTEKGLLNRYFWMKELFPILKETLLFKTPISFVDHLQEFLSAILDCAPLVIPPCQEIKANPLCIVDFVKAYCISRLTIVPSVMRGILLAKEGQLGNRIQKSLRILIMSGEVFPVCLWETICKLLPETTILNLYGSTEVSGDCSYFNCRRLPMILETEVLSSVPIGTPIANCNVVLVGDPNEPNEGEIYVGGLCTSIGYFEDPAVTSVDYVTLLQDSGLRDGPPLQDARKQLHFRTGDFAKRLHSGDLVFSGRKDRIIKFNGQRVALEKIENVLRDHHYVVDAAVISDKGQGGSSYLGAYIVLKRELESYKNMLSCVKSWLSQKLPSAMVPSRYICMDALPMSSTGKVDYALLSNPLFSIELSESHADAAPSDHGLLQVVKKMCLFICTASSFSDLDCCATRKVSISFRSVEAFCDALMVGEIADDTDFFEMGGNSIAAAQVAHKLGISMRLLYLFPKPSKLLKYLLDNGILCNGYLTIDGDQKQQLKRQKITDYPSFSSLISIQNKEVSESSERVPSWKNDGSPIGSKYSKLDSDLYIGLIGRNPWTSGFCNSTTCSFSRCNKIVCRGKNRADGICKARFAVQAPTYVRGSMRALWKVNLRSCVDASPLVVLKDGDLYLFIGSHSHIFICVDAMSGSPRWEVKLEGRIECSAAIVDEYSQVVVGCYKGKIYFLDFMTGIISWAFQTQGEVKSQPLMDKCRHLIWCGSYDQNLYALDYKNHTCVYTISCGGSIYGSPSIDTDRDMLYVASTKGRVTALSVRVCKI, from the exons AtggaagaagagagagaaaaaaatcgcAGTTGTTGTATTTCTCACGAGTTCTTCAGACTTGCTTCTGAAAATCCTGATACCATCGCAGTTATACATGCTTTAGGTGGATCTCAGGTATGCAGAGAGTTGCATCAAAAGATCATCCATACTGATGATGATTCCACTTTTAACGAAGATGAATTTTTTGATGGTCATCGTGATTTTAATCTTCCTACTAACTTGATTTACAAAGGAGATAAGTTATTTACTTTCTCAGATATTTTAAGTTCAGTTCAGTCATTAAGTCGTCGAATTCGTCATGTGCTTGATGGTGCGAATGATCCTAACTTGTCCATACCAACAAAAG GTAGTTTTTGTGGCAGGGAGGCCGATTACGATACAAATATGGGGTCTTCTAATGTTGCAAGCCCAATTGAAGAACAAACGCCTGACTTTTGTTCTCCAAAAATTATTGGAATACACATGGTACCTTCTGTGGAATACTTAGTTGCTATTCTTTCCGTTCTAAGATGTGGGGAAGCTTTTTTGCCTCTAGATACTTCATGGCCAAAAGATAGGATAATGTCGATCGTGTCTTCTGCAAAAGTTTGTCTTATTGTCAAGTGTAAATCTTCAATTAGCAAGGGCAATCAACTTGATGAATCAAATTTTGTAGCGAATGACATCAATTGTCCTGTTCTTTATATGTCTACTGAAGTAAATTTCAAAGAGGATACGAGTCCGTCGGATTTGGTCTGGCCTTGTAAGAGCACAAGGAAACGGACTTTCTGTTATTTGATGTACACATCTGGATCAAGTGGGAGGCCAAAAGGTGTATGTGGCACTGAGAAAG GTCTCCTGAATCGATATTTTTGGATGAAAGAGTTGTTTCCAATACTCAAAGAGACATTATTGTTCAAGACACCTATCAGCTTTGTGGACCATTTGCAAGAGTTTCTTAGTGCTATACTTGATTGTGCCCCATTGGTTATACCTCCTTGTCAGGAGATAAAAGCAAATCCACTCTGTATTGTTGATTTTGTAAAG GCTTATTGTATTTCAAGGTTGACTATTGTTCCATCGGTGATGAGAGGAATTCTTCTTGCTAAAGAAGGCCAGCTTGGTAATCGCATCCAGAAGTCCTTACGTATATTAATAATGAGTGGAGAAGTTTTTCCTGTATGTTTGTGGGAAACGATCTGCAAACTTTTGCCAGAAACTACAATCCTGAACCTGTATGGAAGTACTGAG GTTTCAGGTGATTGCTCATATTTTAACTGTAGAAGGTTGCCAATGATTTTGGAGACTGAGGTACTAAGCAGCGTGCCAATTGGGACACCTATTGCTAACTGTAATGTTGTGCTTGTTGGAGATCCAAATGAGCCCAATGAAGGCGAGATTTATGTTGGTGGCCTCTGTACGTCAATTGGATACTTCGAAGATCCTGCCGTTACATCTGTGGACTATGTAACATTGCTTCAGGACTCTGGACTTCGTGACGGTCCTCCACTCCAGGATGCTAGAAAGCAGTTACATTTTAGAACCGGTGATTTTGCCAAACGGCTGCATTCCGGTGATTTAGTCTTCTCtggaagaaaagatcgcataataAAGTTTAACGGGCAACGAGTTGCTTTGGAGAAAATTGAAAATGTTTTAAGGGACCATCACTATGTGGTTGACGCTGCTGTAATTTCTGATAAAGGTCAAGGAGGATCTAGCTACCTTGGAGCCTATATAGTATTGAAAAGAGAGTTAGAATCATACAAAAATATGCTCTCTTGTGTTAAAAGTTGGTTAAGCCAAAAGCTTCCTTCAGCAATGGTTCCTAGTCGTTACATTTGTATGGATGCATTGCCTATGTCTTCCACTGGGAAAGTAGATTATGCTTTGCTTTCCAATCCTCTGTTTTCCATAGAACTGTCTGAAAGTCATGCTGATGCTGCTCCATCTGATCATGGTCTTTTGCAAGTAGTGAAAAAG ATGTGTCTCTTCATATGTACTGCTTCCAGCTTTAGTGATCTGGACTGTTGTGCGACAAGGAAAGTCTCCATATCATTCCGGTCTGTTGAG GCATTTTGTGATGCTTTGATGGTTGGAGAAATCGCTGATGATACTGATTTTTTTGAGATGGGTGGCAATTCTATTGCTGCAGCACAAGTTGCTCATAAATTGGGGATCAGCATGAGATTGTTATATCTCTTTCCAAAGCCATCTAAGCTTCTGAAGTATCTACTAGACAATGGAATTTTGTGCAATGGTTATTTAACTATTGATGGTGATCAGAAACAGCAGCTGAAAAGGCAAAAGATCACTGACTATCCTTCTTTCAGCTCACTAATTTCTATACAAAACAAGGAGGTGTCAGAAAGTTCAGAGAGAGTTCCGTCCTGGAAAAATGATGGTTCACCTATTGGTTCTAAATATTCGAAGTTGGATTCCGATTTATACATCGGTTTGATAGGAAGGAACCCATGGACTTCAGGTTTTTGCAATTCTACTACATGTTCATTCAGCCGTTGTAACAAGATAGTATGTAGAGGGAAGAATCGGGCTGATGGTATATGCAAAGCAAGATTTGCAGTTCAAGCTCCAACTTATGTAAGAGGATCTATGCGTGCCTTGTGGAAGGTTAATTTGAGGTCATGTGTCGATGCGTCCCCACTTGTTGTGTTGAAGGATGGtgatctttatttatttattggctCCCACTCACATATATTTATATGCGTTGATGCCATGAG TGGTTCCCCTCGATGGGAGGTCAAATTGGAAGGACGAATTGAGTGTTCAGCAGCAATTGTTGATGAGTATTCTCAG GTTGTTGTCGGATGTTACAAAGGAAAAATCtattttcttgattttatgactggcatcatctcttgGGCGTTCCAAACACAGGGCGAG GTCAAGTCACAGCCACTTATGGACAAATGCAGACACCTGATCTG GTGTGGGTCCTACGATCAAAATCTATATGCTCTGGATTACAAGAACCACACTTGCGTTTATACCATCTCGTGTGGTGGCAGCATTTACGGTTCGCCTTCGATAGATACG GACCGAGACATGCTTTATGTGGCATCTACTAAGGGGCGTGTGACAGCTTTATCAGTTCGGGTATGCAAGATATAA
- the LOC113297631 gene encoding putative acyl-activating enzyme 19 isoform X2 encodes MEEEREKNRSCCISHEFFRLASENPDTIAVIHALGGSQVCRELHQKIIHTDDDSTFNEDEFFDGHRDFNLPTNLIYKGDKLFTFSDILSSVQSLSRRIRHVLDGANDPNLSIPTKGSFCGREADYDTNMGSSNVASPIEEQTPDFCSPKIIGIHMVPSVEYLVAILSVLRCGEAFLPLDTSWPKDRIMSIVSSAKVCLIVKCKSSISKGNQLDESNFVANDINCPVLYMSTEVNFKEDTSPSDLVWPCKSTRKRTFCYLMYTSGSSGRPKGVCGTEKGLLNRYFWMKELFPILKETLLFKTPISFVDHLQEFLSAILDCAPLVIPPCQEIKANPLCIVDFVKAYCISRLTIVPSVMRGILLAKEGQLGNRIQKSLRILIMSGEVFPVCLWETICKLLPETTILNLYGSTEVSGDCSYFNCRRLPMILETEVLSSVPIGTPIANCNVVLVGDPNEPNEGEIYVGGLCTSIGYFEDPAVTSVDYVTLLQDSGLRDGPPLQDARKQLHFRTGDFAKRLHSGDLVFSGRKDRIIKFNGQRVALEKIENVLRDHHYVVDAAVISDKGQGGSSYLGAYIVLKRELESYKNMLSCVKSWLSQKLPSAMVPSRYICMDALPMSSTGKVDYALLSNPLFSIELSESHADAAPSDHGLLQVVKKAFCDALMVGEIADDTDFFEMGGNSIAAAQVAHKLGISMRLLYLFPKPSKLLKYLLDNGILCNGYLTIDGDQKQQLKRQKITDYPSFSSLISIQNKEVSESSERVPSWKNDGSPIGSKYSKLDSDLYIGLIGRNPWTSGFCNSTTCSFSRCNKIVCRGKNRADGICKARFAVQAPTYVRGSMRALWKVNLRSCVDASPLVVLKDGDLYLFIGSHSHIFICVDAMSGSPRWEVKLEGRIECSAAIVDEYSQVVVGCYKGKIYFLDFMTGIISWAFQTQGEVKSQPLMDKCRHLIWCGSYDQNLYALDYKNHTCVYTISCGGSIYGSPSIDTDRDMLYVASTKGRVTALSVRTSPFSAQWVYELEVPVFGSLSISSVHGNVICCLVDGHVVALSSRGSVVWKALADGPIFAGACLSCVLPYQVLVCSRNGSVYSFELEGGDLVWKYSIGDPITSSAFVDESLELISDPSHPSERLICICGSSGSIYVLRINLNSSREGKQSENKVLGPILQEFAKIDLPGDIFSSPLMIGGRIFVGCRDDYVHCLEVEILNIKSNSDIGEANIVPEHK; translated from the exons AtggaagaagagagagaaaaaaatcgcAGTTGTTGTATTTCTCACGAGTTCTTCAGACTTGCTTCTGAAAATCCTGATACCATCGCAGTTATACATGCTTTAGGTGGATCTCAGGTATGCAGAGAGTTGCATCAAAAGATCATCCATACTGATGATGATTCCACTTTTAACGAAGATGAATTTTTTGATGGTCATCGTGATTTTAATCTTCCTACTAACTTGATTTACAAAGGAGATAAGTTATTTACTTTCTCAGATATTTTAAGTTCAGTTCAGTCATTAAGTCGTCGAATTCGTCATGTGCTTGATGGTGCGAATGATCCTAACTTGTCCATACCAACAAAAG GTAGTTTTTGTGGCAGGGAGGCCGATTACGATACAAATATGGGGTCTTCTAATGTTGCAAGCCCAATTGAAGAACAAACGCCTGACTTTTGTTCTCCAAAAATTATTGGAATACACATGGTACCTTCTGTGGAATACTTAGTTGCTATTCTTTCCGTTCTAAGATGTGGGGAAGCTTTTTTGCCTCTAGATACTTCATGGCCAAAAGATAGGATAATGTCGATCGTGTCTTCTGCAAAAGTTTGTCTTATTGTCAAGTGTAAATCTTCAATTAGCAAGGGCAATCAACTTGATGAATCAAATTTTGTAGCGAATGACATCAATTGTCCTGTTCTTTATATGTCTACTGAAGTAAATTTCAAAGAGGATACGAGTCCGTCGGATTTGGTCTGGCCTTGTAAGAGCACAAGGAAACGGACTTTCTGTTATTTGATGTACACATCTGGATCAAGTGGGAGGCCAAAAGGTGTATGTGGCACTGAGAAAG GTCTCCTGAATCGATATTTTTGGATGAAAGAGTTGTTTCCAATACTCAAAGAGACATTATTGTTCAAGACACCTATCAGCTTTGTGGACCATTTGCAAGAGTTTCTTAGTGCTATACTTGATTGTGCCCCATTGGTTATACCTCCTTGTCAGGAGATAAAAGCAAATCCACTCTGTATTGTTGATTTTGTAAAG GCTTATTGTATTTCAAGGTTGACTATTGTTCCATCGGTGATGAGAGGAATTCTTCTTGCTAAAGAAGGCCAGCTTGGTAATCGCATCCAGAAGTCCTTACGTATATTAATAATGAGTGGAGAAGTTTTTCCTGTATGTTTGTGGGAAACGATCTGCAAACTTTTGCCAGAAACTACAATCCTGAACCTGTATGGAAGTACTGAG GTTTCAGGTGATTGCTCATATTTTAACTGTAGAAGGTTGCCAATGATTTTGGAGACTGAGGTACTAAGCAGCGTGCCAATTGGGACACCTATTGCTAACTGTAATGTTGTGCTTGTTGGAGATCCAAATGAGCCCAATGAAGGCGAGATTTATGTTGGTGGCCTCTGTACGTCAATTGGATACTTCGAAGATCCTGCCGTTACATCTGTGGACTATGTAACATTGCTTCAGGACTCTGGACTTCGTGACGGTCCTCCACTCCAGGATGCTAGAAAGCAGTTACATTTTAGAACCGGTGATTTTGCCAAACGGCTGCATTCCGGTGATTTAGTCTTCTCtggaagaaaagatcgcataataAAGTTTAACGGGCAACGAGTTGCTTTGGAGAAAATTGAAAATGTTTTAAGGGACCATCACTATGTGGTTGACGCTGCTGTAATTTCTGATAAAGGTCAAGGAGGATCTAGCTACCTTGGAGCCTATATAGTATTGAAAAGAGAGTTAGAATCATACAAAAATATGCTCTCTTGTGTTAAAAGTTGGTTAAGCCAAAAGCTTCCTTCAGCAATGGTTCCTAGTCGTTACATTTGTATGGATGCATTGCCTATGTCTTCCACTGGGAAAGTAGATTATGCTTTGCTTTCCAATCCTCTGTTTTCCATAGAACTGTCTGAAAGTCATGCTGATGCTGCTCCATCTGATCATGGTCTTTTGCAAGTAGTGAAAAAG GCATTTTGTGATGCTTTGATGGTTGGAGAAATCGCTGATGATACTGATTTTTTTGAGATGGGTGGCAATTCTATTGCTGCAGCACAAGTTGCTCATAAATTGGGGATCAGCATGAGATTGTTATATCTCTTTCCAAAGCCATCTAAGCTTCTGAAGTATCTACTAGACAATGGAATTTTGTGCAATGGTTATTTAACTATTGATGGTGATCAGAAACAGCAGCTGAAAAGGCAAAAGATCACTGACTATCCTTCTTTCAGCTCACTAATTTCTATACAAAACAAGGAGGTGTCAGAAAGTTCAGAGAGAGTTCCGTCCTGGAAAAATGATGGTTCACCTATTGGTTCTAAATATTCGAAGTTGGATTCCGATTTATACATCGGTTTGATAGGAAGGAACCCATGGACTTCAGGTTTTTGCAATTCTACTACATGTTCATTCAGCCGTTGTAACAAGATAGTATGTAGAGGGAAGAATCGGGCTGATGGTATATGCAAAGCAAGATTTGCAGTTCAAGCTCCAACTTATGTAAGAGGATCTATGCGTGCCTTGTGGAAGGTTAATTTGAGGTCATGTGTCGATGCGTCCCCACTTGTTGTGTTGAAGGATGGtgatctttatttatttattggctCCCACTCACATATATTTATATGCGTTGATGCCATGAG TGGTTCCCCTCGATGGGAGGTCAAATTGGAAGGACGAATTGAGTGTTCAGCAGCAATTGTTGATGAGTATTCTCAG GTTGTTGTCGGATGTTACAAAGGAAAAATCtattttcttgattttatgactggcatcatctcttgGGCGTTCCAAACACAGGGCGAG GTCAAGTCACAGCCACTTATGGACAAATGCAGACACCTGATCTG GTGTGGGTCCTACGATCAAAATCTATATGCTCTGGATTACAAGAACCACACTTGCGTTTATACCATCTCGTGTGGTGGCAGCATTTACGGTTCGCCTTCGATAGATACG GACCGAGACATGCTTTATGTGGCATCTACTAAGGGGCGTGTGACAGCTTTATCAGTTCGG ACTTCACCATTTAGCGCCCAATGGGTATACGAGTTGGAAGTACCAGTGTTTGGATCTCTTTCCATCAGCTCTGTGCATGGCAATG TTATTTGCTGCTTAGTTGATGGACATGTTGTGGCATTAAGTTCAAGGGGATCTGTTGTCTGGAAG GCACTTGCGGATGGTCCAATATTTGCTGGAGCATGCTTATCATGTGTACTTCCTTATCAG GTGCTCGTATGTTCCAGAAATGGAAGTGTCTACTCATTCGAATTG GAAGGAGGAGATTTGGTGTGGAAATACAGTATTGGAGATCCGATCACTTCATCCGCTTTTGTTGATGAGAGCTTGGAGTTGATATCTGATCCATCGCATCCATCAGAGAG GTTAATCTGTATTTGCGGCAGTTCAGGAAGCATCTATGTACTTAGGATCAACTTAAACAGTTCACGAGAGGGTAAGCAATCAGAAAATAAGGTGCTGGGACCAATTTTGCAAGAATTTGCAAAGATAGACCTACCAGGGGACATATTTTCTTCACCATTGATGATTGGTGGACGAATATTTGTTGGTTGCAGAGACGATTATGTCCACTGCTTGGAAGTTGAGATTCTCAATATTAAATCCAATTCAGATATTGGCG AAGCAAACATAGTCCCAGAGCATAAATGA
- the LOC113297631 gene encoding putative acyl-activating enzyme 19 isoform X3, whose protein sequence is MEEEREKNRSCCISHEFFRLASENPDTIAVIHALGGSQVCRELHQKIIHTDDDSTFNEDEFFDGHRDFNLPTNLIYKGDKLFTFSDILSSVQSLSRRIRHVLDGANDPNLSIPTKGSFCGREADYDTNMGSSNVASPIEEQTPDFCSPKIIGIHMVPSVEYLVAILSVLRCGEAFLPLDTSWPKDRIMSIVSSAKVCLIVKCKSSISKGNQLDESNFVANDINCPVLYMSTEVNFKEDTSPSDLVWPCKSTRKRTFCYLMYTSGSSGRPKGVCGTEKGLLNRYFWMKELFPILKETLLFKTPISFVDHLQEFLSAILDCAPLVIPPCQEIKANPLCIVDFVKAYCISRLTIVPSVMRGILLAKEGQLGNRIQKSLRILIMSGEVFPVCLWETICKLLPETTILNLYGSTEVSGDCSYFNCRRLPMILETEVLSSVPIGTPIANCNVVLVGDPNEPNEGEIYVGGLCTSIGYFEDPAVTSVDYVTLLQDSGLRDGPPLQDARKQLHFRTGDFAKRLHSGDLVFSGRKDRIIKFNGQRVALEKIENVLRDHHYVVDAAVISDKGQGGSSYLGAYIVLKRELESYKNMLSCVKSWLSQKLPSAMVPSRYICMDALPMSSTGKVDYALLSNPLFSIELSESHADAAPSDHGLLQVVKKMCLFICTASSFSDLDCCATRKVSISFRSVEAFCDALMVGEIADDTDFFEMGGNSIAAAQVAHKLGISMRLLYLFPKPSKLLKYLLDNGILCNGYLTIDGDQKQQLKRQKITDYPSFSSLISIQNKEVSESSERVPSWKNDGSPIGSKYSKLDSDLYIGLIGRNPWTSGFCNSTTCSFSRCNKIVCRGKNRADGICKARFAVQAPTYVRGSMRALWKVNLRSCVDASPLVVLKDGDLYLFIGSHSHIFICVDAMSGSPRWEVKLEGRIECSAAIVDEYSQVVVGCYKGKIYFLDFMTGIISWAFQTQGEVKSQPLMDKCRHLIWCGSYDQNLYALDYKNHTCVYTISCGGSIYGSPSIDTDRDMLYVASTKGRVTALSVRTSPFSAQWVYELEVPVFGSLSISSVHGNVICCLVDGHVVALSSRGSVVWKALADGPIFAGACLSCVLPYQVLVCSRNGSVYSFELEGGDLVWKYSIGDPITSSAFVDESLELISDPSHPSERLICICGSSGSIYVLRINLNSSREETIMSTAWKLRFSILNPIQILAKQT, encoded by the exons AtggaagaagagagagaaaaaaatcgcAGTTGTTGTATTTCTCACGAGTTCTTCAGACTTGCTTCTGAAAATCCTGATACCATCGCAGTTATACATGCTTTAGGTGGATCTCAGGTATGCAGAGAGTTGCATCAAAAGATCATCCATACTGATGATGATTCCACTTTTAACGAAGATGAATTTTTTGATGGTCATCGTGATTTTAATCTTCCTACTAACTTGATTTACAAAGGAGATAAGTTATTTACTTTCTCAGATATTTTAAGTTCAGTTCAGTCATTAAGTCGTCGAATTCGTCATGTGCTTGATGGTGCGAATGATCCTAACTTGTCCATACCAACAAAAG GTAGTTTTTGTGGCAGGGAGGCCGATTACGATACAAATATGGGGTCTTCTAATGTTGCAAGCCCAATTGAAGAACAAACGCCTGACTTTTGTTCTCCAAAAATTATTGGAATACACATGGTACCTTCTGTGGAATACTTAGTTGCTATTCTTTCCGTTCTAAGATGTGGGGAAGCTTTTTTGCCTCTAGATACTTCATGGCCAAAAGATAGGATAATGTCGATCGTGTCTTCTGCAAAAGTTTGTCTTATTGTCAAGTGTAAATCTTCAATTAGCAAGGGCAATCAACTTGATGAATCAAATTTTGTAGCGAATGACATCAATTGTCCTGTTCTTTATATGTCTACTGAAGTAAATTTCAAAGAGGATACGAGTCCGTCGGATTTGGTCTGGCCTTGTAAGAGCACAAGGAAACGGACTTTCTGTTATTTGATGTACACATCTGGATCAAGTGGGAGGCCAAAAGGTGTATGTGGCACTGAGAAAG GTCTCCTGAATCGATATTTTTGGATGAAAGAGTTGTTTCCAATACTCAAAGAGACATTATTGTTCAAGACACCTATCAGCTTTGTGGACCATTTGCAAGAGTTTCTTAGTGCTATACTTGATTGTGCCCCATTGGTTATACCTCCTTGTCAGGAGATAAAAGCAAATCCACTCTGTATTGTTGATTTTGTAAAG GCTTATTGTATTTCAAGGTTGACTATTGTTCCATCGGTGATGAGAGGAATTCTTCTTGCTAAAGAAGGCCAGCTTGGTAATCGCATCCAGAAGTCCTTACGTATATTAATAATGAGTGGAGAAGTTTTTCCTGTATGTTTGTGGGAAACGATCTGCAAACTTTTGCCAGAAACTACAATCCTGAACCTGTATGGAAGTACTGAG GTTTCAGGTGATTGCTCATATTTTAACTGTAGAAGGTTGCCAATGATTTTGGAGACTGAGGTACTAAGCAGCGTGCCAATTGGGACACCTATTGCTAACTGTAATGTTGTGCTTGTTGGAGATCCAAATGAGCCCAATGAAGGCGAGATTTATGTTGGTGGCCTCTGTACGTCAATTGGATACTTCGAAGATCCTGCCGTTACATCTGTGGACTATGTAACATTGCTTCAGGACTCTGGACTTCGTGACGGTCCTCCACTCCAGGATGCTAGAAAGCAGTTACATTTTAGAACCGGTGATTTTGCCAAACGGCTGCATTCCGGTGATTTAGTCTTCTCtggaagaaaagatcgcataataAAGTTTAACGGGCAACGAGTTGCTTTGGAGAAAATTGAAAATGTTTTAAGGGACCATCACTATGTGGTTGACGCTGCTGTAATTTCTGATAAAGGTCAAGGAGGATCTAGCTACCTTGGAGCCTATATAGTATTGAAAAGAGAGTTAGAATCATACAAAAATATGCTCTCTTGTGTTAAAAGTTGGTTAAGCCAAAAGCTTCCTTCAGCAATGGTTCCTAGTCGTTACATTTGTATGGATGCATTGCCTATGTCTTCCACTGGGAAAGTAGATTATGCTTTGCTTTCCAATCCTCTGTTTTCCATAGAACTGTCTGAAAGTCATGCTGATGCTGCTCCATCTGATCATGGTCTTTTGCAAGTAGTGAAAAAG ATGTGTCTCTTCATATGTACTGCTTCCAGCTTTAGTGATCTGGACTGTTGTGCGACAAGGAAAGTCTCCATATCATTCCGGTCTGTTGAG GCATTTTGTGATGCTTTGATGGTTGGAGAAATCGCTGATGATACTGATTTTTTTGAGATGGGTGGCAATTCTATTGCTGCAGCACAAGTTGCTCATAAATTGGGGATCAGCATGAGATTGTTATATCTCTTTCCAAAGCCATCTAAGCTTCTGAAGTATCTACTAGACAATGGAATTTTGTGCAATGGTTATTTAACTATTGATGGTGATCAGAAACAGCAGCTGAAAAGGCAAAAGATCACTGACTATCCTTCTTTCAGCTCACTAATTTCTATACAAAACAAGGAGGTGTCAGAAAGTTCAGAGAGAGTTCCGTCCTGGAAAAATGATGGTTCACCTATTGGTTCTAAATATTCGAAGTTGGATTCCGATTTATACATCGGTTTGATAGGAAGGAACCCATGGACTTCAGGTTTTTGCAATTCTACTACATGTTCATTCAGCCGTTGTAACAAGATAGTATGTAGAGGGAAGAATCGGGCTGATGGTATATGCAAAGCAAGATTTGCAGTTCAAGCTCCAACTTATGTAAGAGGATCTATGCGTGCCTTGTGGAAGGTTAATTTGAGGTCATGTGTCGATGCGTCCCCACTTGTTGTGTTGAAGGATGGtgatctttatttatttattggctCCCACTCACATATATTTATATGCGTTGATGCCATGAG TGGTTCCCCTCGATGGGAGGTCAAATTGGAAGGACGAATTGAGTGTTCAGCAGCAATTGTTGATGAGTATTCTCAG GTTGTTGTCGGATGTTACAAAGGAAAAATCtattttcttgattttatgactggcatcatctcttgGGCGTTCCAAACACAGGGCGAG GTCAAGTCACAGCCACTTATGGACAAATGCAGACACCTGATCTG GTGTGGGTCCTACGATCAAAATCTATATGCTCTGGATTACAAGAACCACACTTGCGTTTATACCATCTCGTGTGGTGGCAGCATTTACGGTTCGCCTTCGATAGATACG GACCGAGACATGCTTTATGTGGCATCTACTAAGGGGCGTGTGACAGCTTTATCAGTTCGG ACTTCACCATTTAGCGCCCAATGGGTATACGAGTTGGAAGTACCAGTGTTTGGATCTCTTTCCATCAGCTCTGTGCATGGCAATG TTATTTGCTGCTTAGTTGATGGACATGTTGTGGCATTAAGTTCAAGGGGATCTGTTGTCTGGAAG GCACTTGCGGATGGTCCAATATTTGCTGGAGCATGCTTATCATGTGTACTTCCTTATCAG GTGCTCGTATGTTCCAGAAATGGAAGTGTCTACTCATTCGAATTG GAAGGAGGAGATTTGGTGTGGAAATACAGTATTGGAGATCCGATCACTTCATCCGCTTTTGTTGATGAGAGCTTGGAGTTGATATCTGATCCATCGCATCCATCAGAGAG GTTAATCTGTATTTGCGGCAGTTCAGGAAGCATCTATGTACTTAGGATCAACTTAAACAGTTCACGAGAGG AGACGATTATGTCCACTGCTTGGAAGTTGAGATTCTCAATATTAAATCCAATTCAGATATTGGCG AAGCAAACATAG